A window of the Polaribacter sp. HaHaR_3_91 genome harbors these coding sequences:
- a CDS encoding flavin reductase family protein: MIYNKQDIEGFDRVTKLKIINSVTGIKPANLIGTINNKGQSNLAIFSSIVHLGSSPALLGFITRPQTAEVGHTYANIKENKVYTINHIHQGFIKNAHYTSAKFDTNTSEFKRCNLTEEYMEDFKAPFVKESNFKIGMRFVEAIDIKHNGTKLIIGEIEQLIFPDDAIVDGDIDLEATESIGISGLNSYYSLKKIAKHPYVRIDEVPEL; this comes from the coding sequence ATGATTTACAATAAACAAGATATAGAAGGATTTGACCGTGTTACTAAATTAAAAATCATTAATTCGGTTACAGGTATAAAGCCAGCAAACCTTATAGGTACTATAAATAATAAAGGCCAAAGTAATTTAGCTATTTTTAGTTCTATAGTTCATTTAGGTAGTAGTCCTGCATTGTTAGGTTTTATTACAAGACCACAAACAGCAGAAGTAGGGCATACGTATGCTAATATTAAAGAGAATAAAGTCTATACAATCAATCATATCCATCAAGGTTTTATAAAAAATGCGCATTATACATCAGCAAAGTTTGATACAAACACGTCTGAATTTAAACGCTGTAATCTTACTGAAGAATATATGGAAGATTTTAAGGCGCCATTTGTAAAAGAAAGTAACTTTAAAATAGGAATGCGCTTTGTAGAAGCTATTGATATAAAACATAACGGCACCAAATTAATTATAGGAGAAATAGAACAGTTAATTTTTCCAGATGATGCTATCGTAGATGGTGATATTGATTTAGAAGCTACCGAAAGTATTGGTATTTCTGGCTTAAATAGTTATTATTCCCTAAAAAAGATAGCAAAGCATCCTTATGTAAGAATAGATGAAGTTCCTGAATTATAA
- a CDS encoding DUF2256 domain-containing protein encodes MKKQHLPEKICIVCERPFTWRKKWEKNWEAVKYCSERCRRNK; translated from the coding sequence ATGAAAAAACAACATCTTCCTGAAAAAATATGTATCGTTTGTGAACGACCATTTACATGGCGTAAAAAATGGGAAAAGAATTGGGAAGCTGTAAAGTATTGTAGTGAACGTTGTAGAAGAAATAAATGA
- a CDS encoding cryptochrome/photolyase family protein: MKTINLIFPHQLFEESPIFQVDAPVYLIEEYLFFKEYSFHKQKIAFHRATMKRYADFLQKEKNIDVHYIEAITYTSDIRELIPALKQKGIEHINYIDPTDNWLYKRIEKVCLEHNITSTIYDSPLFLNSKEELQVFFRKDKKKYHQTTFYTDQRKKRNILLEPDGKPTGGKWTFDTENRKKYPAKKTPPSIQFPNVDAYFKEAQQYVNTHFSKNLGDLTNYALYPTDFKTSKNWLHQFFEQRFIEFGVYEDAIVAENSILNHSVLTPMLNVGLITPKYIVDACLLFAEENNIPINSTEGFIRQIIGWREFIRGIYEARGSEERTTNFWKFTKKIPKSFYDGTTGIAPIDQTIKKVLKTGYCNHIERLMVLGNFMMLSEFDPDEVYKWFMELFIDAYDWVMVTNIYGMSQFADGGLIATKPYISGSNYLMKMSNYKKGEWQATWDGLFWRFMNTHRDFFLSNPRLGMLVRMFDKMPLEKQELHIKNAERYLLKL, from the coding sequence ATGAAAACAATCAATTTAATATTTCCGCATCAATTATTTGAAGAATCTCCAATTTTTCAAGTAGATGCACCTGTCTATTTAATAGAAGAATATTTATTTTTTAAGGAGTATTCTTTTCATAAACAGAAAATAGCATTTCATAGAGCTACCATGAAACGGTATGCTGATTTTCTTCAGAAAGAAAAAAATATTGATGTACATTATATTGAAGCAATAACATATACTTCCGATATTAGAGAATTGATTCCTGCTTTAAAGCAAAAAGGAATTGAGCATATTAACTATATAGACCCAACAGATAATTGGCTTTATAAAAGAATAGAAAAAGTGTGCTTAGAACATAATATAACTTCTACAATTTATGATTCTCCTCTGTTTTTAAACTCAAAAGAAGAGTTGCAAGTTTTCTTTAGAAAGGATAAAAAGAAATACCATCAAACAACTTTTTATACCGATCAAAGGAAAAAACGAAATATTCTTTTAGAACCCGATGGAAAACCAACAGGAGGAAAATGGACTTTTGATACCGAAAACCGAAAGAAATATCCAGCTAAAAAAACACCACCGTCAATTCAGTTTCCTAATGTTGATGCATATTTTAAAGAAGCACAGCAGTATGTGAATACTCATTTTTCAAAGAATTTAGGGGATTTAACAAATTACGCTTTATATCCAACTGATTTTAAAACGAGTAAAAATTGGTTACATCAGTTTTTTGAACAGCGCTTTATTGAGTTTGGGGTGTATGAAGATGCTATTGTTGCTGAAAATTCAATATTAAATCATAGCGTGTTAACACCAATGCTTAATGTTGGTTTAATAACGCCTAAATATATAGTTGATGCTTGTTTGTTATTTGCAGAAGAAAATAATATTCCTATTAATTCTACAGAAGGGTTTATAAGGCAAATTATCGGATGGCGAGAATTTATAAGAGGTATTTACGAAGCGAGAGGAAGTGAAGAAAGGACTACCAATTTTTGGAAATTTACAAAGAAGATTCCGAAATCGTTTTACGACGGAACTACAGGTATAGCTCCAATTGATCAGACGATTAAAAAAGTATTAAAAACAGGATATTGTAATCATATAGAACGTTTAATGGTGTTAGGTAATTTTATGATGTTAAGTGAATTTGATCCAGATGAGGTATACAAATGGTTTATGGAATTATTTATAGATGCTTATGATTGGGTAATGGTGACTAATATTTACGGAATGAGTCAGTTTGCAGATGGAGGTTTAATAGCTACGAAGCCTTATATAAGTGGTAGTAATTATCTTATGAAAATGAGTAATTATAAAAAGGGAGAATGGCAAGCAACTTGGGATGGTCTTTTTTGGCGTTTTATGAATACACATCGTGATTTCTTTTTGTCGAACCCAAGATTAGGGATGTTAGTGCGTATGTTTGATAAAATGCCTTTAGAAAAACAAGAATTACATATTAAAAATGCTGAGAGGTATCTTTTAAAACTTTAA
- a CDS encoding CIA30 family protein — MEQLVIFDSNTNRNADNWKIINDAVMGGKSSGLFSLKENGNCVFSGTVSLENNGGFSLLRNRFDKIVPNKYSKVIIRVKGDGKRYQFRIRSKVTDDHVYIAFFETSNEWEEIEILLSDMYPTFRGNKLQKPNYSKESLEELAFLIGNKKAEGFKLEIEAVILE, encoded by the coding sequence ATGGAACAATTAGTTATTTTTGATAGTAATACAAATCGTAATGCTGATAATTGGAAGATTATTAATGATGCCGTAATGGGGGGTAAGTCGTCTGGATTATTTTCTTTAAAAGAAAATGGTAATTGTGTTTTTAGTGGAACTGTGTCTTTAGAAAATAATGGCGGATTTTCTTTGTTGAGGAATCGTTTTGATAAAATAGTACCGAACAAATATTCTAAAGTTATTATTAGAGTTAAAGGAGACGGAAAAAGATATCAATTTAGAATAAGAAGTAAAGTAACAGATGATCATGTTTATATCGCTTTTTTTGAAACGTCTAATGAATGGGAAGAAATTGAAATATTGTTATCAGATATGTATCCTACCTTTAGAGGTAATAAATTACAAAAACCAAATTATAGTAAAGAGAGTCTAGAAGAATTAGCTTTTTTAATTGGTAATAAAAAGGCTGAAGGTTTTAAGTTAGAAATAGAGGCTGTTATTTTAGAATAA
- a CDS encoding SDR family NAD(P)-dependent oxidoreductase, producing the protein MKNILIIGGSKGIGHEIVNSLLDKNKVINISRTKLEDEHPNLTHFNCDILTDELPDLANVDSLVYCPGSINLKPISRLKLSDFRDDFEINVLGAVKAIQKYLPQLKKGINPSILLFSTVASKLGMPFHASIATSKSAVEGLVKSLGAELAPTIRVNAIAPTITDTELSSKLLRNDKMIEKITERHPLKRFLNPKEVAATAEFLLSDNAASFSGQIFEMDCGIVSFKI; encoded by the coding sequence ATGAAAAATATATTAATAATAGGCGGAAGCAAAGGTATTGGCCACGAAATAGTAAATTCACTTTTGGATAAAAACAAGGTTATAAATATAAGTAGAACAAAACTCGAAGATGAACACCCTAATTTAACACATTTTAATTGCGATATACTTACTGACGAATTACCAGATTTGGCTAATGTTGACAGTCTTGTTTATTGCCCTGGTAGTATTAATTTAAAACCTATCTCTAGATTAAAATTAAGTGATTTTAGAGACGATTTTGAAATTAATGTTTTAGGAGCCGTAAAAGCGATTCAAAAATATTTACCACAATTAAAAAAAGGAATTAATCCATCCATATTATTATTTAGCACTGTTGCCTCTAAGTTAGGAATGCCATTTCACGCAAGTATTGCAACCTCTAAATCTGCGGTAGAAGGTTTGGTTAAATCATTAGGTGCTGAATTGGCTCCAACAATTAGAGTTAATGCAATTGCACCAACCATAACAGATACAGAATTGTCTTCTAAATTATTAAGAAATGATAAAATGATTGAAAAAATAACAGAAAGACATCCTTTAAAAAGATTTTTAAATCCCAAGGAAGTAGCTGCAACCGCTGAATTCTTATTATCTGACAATGCAGCTTCTTTTTCTGGTCAAATATTTGAAATGGATTGCGGTATTGTATCGTTTAAAATATAA
- a CDS encoding FAD-dependent oxidoreductase gives MKKEDHKIYIIGAGISGLIAATVLEQNGYSPTIIEVTDSVGGRVKTDLIDGYQLDHGFQVLLTAYPAAQKYLDFKSLELQYFLPGATIFKNGTQTTLGDPFRDISLLFSTLFSGIGNFSDKIKILKLNKKLKQKTMSEIFSCKEQSTWSYLEEFGFSFRMINDFFTPFFSGIFLENKLETSSRMFEFVYKMFQEGYAALPKKGIGEIPNQLYRNLKRTTFKFDTKVVSIKERKITLDNNTILESNFTILATEAHGLIPNMKHQKMAWSSCDTFYFEIETRTIKKPLIGLIPKKGTLINNIFYHTSLKTTKHSNKELLSVTVVDNQNLSKKVLLERVQIELKKYCNIDVVRFINQYSIPFALPKLSNLKYEMAPSETRLTRGVFLAGDTLLNGSLNAAIISGEKAALGVIETISNMP, from the coding sequence ATGAAGAAAGAAGATCATAAAATATATATCATTGGTGCGGGTATTAGTGGTTTAATAGCAGCTACTGTACTTGAACAAAATGGGTATTCTCCTACGATCATAGAAGTTACAGATAGTGTTGGAGGAAGGGTGAAAACAGATTTGATAGATGGTTATCAATTAGATCATGGTTTTCAAGTCTTACTTACAGCGTATCCTGCAGCTCAAAAATATCTTGATTTTAAATCTTTAGAATTACAATATTTTTTACCAGGTGCCACTATTTTTAAAAACGGAACGCAAACCACTTTAGGAGATCCTTTTAGAGATATATCGTTACTTTTTTCAACTTTATTTTCTGGTATAGGCAATTTTTCTGATAAAATTAAAATATTAAAACTGAATAAGAAGCTGAAGCAAAAAACGATGTCAGAAATATTTTCTTGCAAAGAGCAATCTACATGGTCATATTTAGAAGAGTTTGGTTTTTCTTTTAGGATGATAAATGATTTCTTTACCCCATTTTTTAGCGGGATTTTTCTTGAAAACAAATTAGAGACATCTAGTAGAATGTTCGAATTTGTCTATAAAATGTTTCAGGAAGGTTATGCTGCTTTACCCAAAAAGGGTATTGGAGAAATTCCTAATCAATTATATAGAAACTTAAAGAGAACTACTTTTAAGTTTGATACTAAAGTAGTTTCAATAAAAGAAAGGAAAATAACTTTGGATAATAATACAATATTAGAAAGTAATTTTACAATATTGGCTACAGAAGCGCATGGTTTAATTCCTAATATGAAACATCAAAAAATGGCATGGAGCTCTTGCGATACATTCTATTTTGAAATCGAAACTCGAACTATTAAAAAACCTTTAATCGGTCTTATTCCTAAAAAAGGCACTTTGATAAATAACATTTTTTATCATACAAGTTTAAAAACAACTAAGCATTCAAATAAAGAATTACTTTCTGTTACTGTGGTTGACAATCAAAATTTATCAAAGAAGGTACTTCTTGAGCGTGTACAAATAGAATTAAAGAAATATTGCAATATTGATGTTGTAAGATTTATAAATCAATATAGTATACCTTTTGCTTTACCAAAATTAAGCAATTTAAAATACGAAATGGCACCATCAGAAACAAGATTAACGCGAGGAGTTTTTTTGGCCGGAGACACATTATTAAACGGTTCGTTAAATGCAGCTATCATTTCCGGAGAAAAAGCTGCACTAGGAGTTATAGAAACGATATCAAACATGCCTTAA
- a CDS encoding DUF2062 domain-containing protein, with protein MQLNFKKIFQKIKAPFQQGLHWKSILKAIIISLLITIIPFYGITTIILTYVSIKFKLNLPIMIAVNFIATPLQFMLFLPFIHIGESIMNTNHTLLTVEEIKTAFNVSFLDTIKRLFFELICGITGWLLIVLPLGFMTIILLKTKTLKPNNQL; from the coding sequence ATGCAATTAAATTTTAAAAAGATCTTTCAAAAAATTAAAGCACCTTTTCAACAAGGGTTGCATTGGAAATCGATATTAAAAGCAATTATCATTAGTCTTCTTATTACTATTATTCCTTTTTATGGTATAACAACTATAATACTCACATATGTTTCAATTAAATTTAAATTGAATTTACCAATTATGATTGCAGTAAACTTTATAGCAACTCCATTACAGTTTATGTTATTCTTACCGTTTATACATATTGGTGAAAGCATTATGAATACCAATCATACTTTATTAACAGTAGAAGAAATTAAAACAGCTTTTAATGTCTCTTTTTTAGATACCATAAAGCGTTTATTTTTTGAATTGATTTGCGGCATTACCGGTTGGCTATTAATTGTACTTCCATTAGGCTTTATGACCATAATTTTATTAAAAACGAAAACGTTAAAACCAAATAATCAACTATAA
- a CDS encoding YceI family protein: MKKSFLTIVAVIAISLTAFAQKQVSANTHMKFFSTTPAEDIEANNYKAVSTIDPSTGDIVFSVPMQSFEFEKSLMQKHFNSKKFLNTKANPKAKLIGKVVNVEAIKFSKNGTYTAKVKGNLTINGVSKPITENVKFTIAEGKINLTSKFNITLADYEVAFEKGKPSTNISKTVEVTVEANY, encoded by the coding sequence ATGAAAAAATCATTTTTAACAATCGTCGCAGTAATAGCCATTTCTTTAACTGCATTTGCTCAAAAACAAGTAAGTGCTAATACCCACATGAAATTTTTCTCTACAACACCAGCAGAAGATATTGAAGCCAATAATTATAAAGCCGTAAGCACCATAGATCCAAGTACTGGTGATATTGTATTTTCTGTACCAATGCAAAGTTTTGAATTTGAAAAATCTTTAATGCAAAAACATTTTAACAGTAAAAAATTTTTAAATACAAAAGCAAATCCTAAAGCAAAATTAATAGGAAAAGTAGTTAATGTTGAAGCTATAAAGTTTAGTAAAAATGGTACTTATACTGCCAAAGTAAAAGGCAACTTAACTATTAACGGTGTTAGTAAACCAATAACTGAAAATGTAAAATTTACAATAGCTGAAGGTAAAATTAATCTTACTTCTAAATTCAATATTACATTGGCAGATTATGAAGTGGCTTTTGAAAAAGGAAAACCTTCAACAAACATTTCTAAAACTGTGGAAGTAACTGTTGAAGCAAATTATTAA
- a CDS encoding OB-fold putative lipoprotein: MSIKKKIIIALGLGIVIAGIIAAVLFFQPHRDVQNTTTDFSYNASEIVNEYLTDSQKANNKYLDEEGNSKVLEIKGIVAKISEDFNKQKVILLKSDSDKAGVSCTFTAETNSHTLNIKIGDKITVKGVIRSGAAFDADLDMYENVILEKCDVITK; the protein is encoded by the coding sequence ATGAGTATTAAGAAAAAAATAATTATCGCCTTAGGTCTAGGAATTGTAATTGCAGGTATAATAGCTGCAGTACTATTCTTTCAACCTCACAGAGATGTTCAAAACACTACTACAGATTTCAGCTATAATGCAAGTGAAATTGTAAATGAATATCTAACAGATTCACAAAAAGCAAACAATAAATACTTAGACGAAGAAGGCAACTCTAAAGTGCTTGAAATTAAAGGTATTGTTGCTAAAATTTCTGAAGACTTCAATAAACAAAAAGTTATTCTATTAAAATCTGACTCAGATAAAGCAGGTGTAAGTTGCACATTCACAGCAGAAACTAACTCACATACTTTAAACATTAAAATTGGTGACAAAATCACCGTAAAAGGTGTAATACGATCTGGAGCAGCATTTGATGCTGATTTAGATATGTACGAAAACGTGATACTTGAAAAGTGTGATGTTATCACAAAATAA
- a CDS encoding sigma-70 family RNA polymerase sigma factor, with product MEVETEKPKIIFENWVNEYSDTLYSWALYKTSVKEIAEDLVQDTFMSAYHKIDSFKGNSQPKTWLFTILNNKIIDFYRKNAKIKKHEFKISEKEGFQLSDDLFDETNSWKDRKVDPIWDNEEHLLDNENFNGVFANCISGLPKKWNVAITSKYLTGKKTDEICQDLGVTVSNYWQIIHRAKLLLKECLETNWA from the coding sequence ATGGAAGTTGAAACAGAAAAACCTAAAATTATTTTTGAAAATTGGGTTAATGAATATAGTGACACATTGTATTCTTGGGCATTATATAAAACTTCTGTAAAAGAAATTGCTGAAGATTTAGTGCAAGACACCTTTATGTCTGCTTATCATAAAATAGATAGTTTTAAAGGAAATAGCCAACCTAAAACATGGTTATTTACTATTTTAAATAACAAAATTATAGACTTTTATCGAAAAAATGCTAAAATTAAAAAGCATGAATTTAAAATTTCTGAAAAAGAAGGTTTTCAATTATCCGATGACTTATTTGATGAAACCAATAGTTGGAAAGATAGAAAAGTAGACCCAATTTGGGATAATGAGGAACATTTATTAGATAATGAAAATTTTAATGGAGTTTTTGCAAATTGCATTAGTGGTTTACCGAAAAAGTGGAATGTTGCCATCACTTCAAAATATTTAACGGGTAAAAAGACCGATGAAATTTGTCAGGATTTGGGTGTAACTGTGTCTAATTATTGGCAGATAATACACAGAGCCAAACTTTTGCTAAAAGAGTGTTTAGAAACTAATTGGGCTTGA